AGACAATACAAATCGGTAACAAGTATATTTCCTTTTCAATAGCAGGGAGAACTCATTAAGAAGATACCCacgaagaaggaagaaggatggAGTAGGAAAACAAACCCTAGATGGGCACGTATCTCTTCAAAACCTGCTTCCCAGTAACCACAGCTCCCACCATCAGCCCTCCAATTGCGCCGGCAACTGCGGCAGACCTTGGCCCGGAAGCCGCCTTATACAGAGCTCCGGTACCAAGTCCGGCCAAAACACTGTTAAGTACATCGTCGCTGTCTCTAACGGCAACGATACCGCTCTCAAGCCCAGCGTACAACAACCCAATAACACCGACACGGTTTCCGAATTGGCGGCCAGAGTGGCCGGAGGCATTGAGAATCCGATTGATGCGAAGTTTCAAGGTGTCGCCCTTTTCGAAGGCATTGACGCCATCGACAAGGCCTTTGCCGGCGCCGGTGATAGCTCCGGCAAGATAGCCACAGCCAGTGTAGTACGTAAGATTCTCTCCCCATGATCGGCGCTGCGCGATTGATTCTTCTTGGAAGAGGTATTCAGGGGATGTAGGGAGCTTATAGAGGGTTTGGACCGGTAGCTGCAGATCCTGGTAGGGGTTGTAGAGGCGAGGACGATCTTCGTCTCGATCACTTATCGAATTCGccataataatttttattacttcTGGAGTCCCTGGA
This region of Telopea speciosissima isolate NSW1024214 ecotype Mountain lineage unplaced genomic scaffold, Tspe_v1 Tspe_v1.0524, whole genome shotgun sequence genomic DNA includes:
- the LOC122648160 gene encoding mitochondrial import inner membrane translocase subunit TIM23-1-like, whose protein sequence is MANSISDRDEDRPRLYNPYQDLQLPVQTLYKLPTSPEYLFQEESIAQRRSWGENLTYYTGCGYLAGAITGAGKGLVDGVNAFEKGDTLKLRINRILNASGHSGRQFGNRVGVIGLLYAGLESGIVAVRDSDDVLNSVLAGLGTGALYKAASGPRSAAVAGAIGGLMVGAVVTGKQVLKRYVPI